One segment of Poecile atricapillus isolate bPoeAtr1 chromosome 35, bPoeAtr1.hap1, whole genome shotgun sequence DNA contains the following:
- the STAC3 gene encoding SH3 and cysteine-rich domain-containing protein 3 isoform X1, with protein MLPTFLSRCGQTGKSCQEGRAPTPGLCQLPPRCHPQPGRDPRDSWLPINSKALSLATGSSGIPAPTIPAEPAAAGFGARGCEAATPPHERPHCRPSAHRAPSSLQRAQLLEPSACPIPGALAVPGSFFVPGQAGGAPGTPSNPPTQIAGGSSARCRPAHAGAPISRRQPPAPLSCRPPVSCHSAGLGTGAAAALPERPPRRAGGSAAKGAPAPAALRGLLQRTATAPSTGMTEKEVPESPASPASGGKAKSRQLQKLKQLFQRKPKEEPAPEPQPNGELVSPSGGPIYYIYEDEEEEEEEEEPEPPPEPEKLVNDKPHKFKDHYFKKPKFCDVCARMIVLNNKFGLRCKNCKTNIHHHCQSYVEMQRCFGKIPPGFRRAYSSPLYSDQQYAGTKDQLANRSDPVFETLRTGVIMANKERKKGQDDKKNPLAAMMDEEPEATKPVGSKAEGGASEGDKKAEKSPTDDKSKKPQPGGFLQSHYFVALYRFKALEKDDLDFPPGEKITVVDDSNEEWWRGKIGEKVGYFPPNFIIRVRAGERVHKVTRSFVGNREIGQITLKKDQIVVQKGEEVNGYVKVFTGRKVGLFPVDFLEEI; from the exons ATGCTCCCAACCTTCCTGAGCAGGTGTGGCCAGACAGGTAAGAGCTGCCAGGAAGGGAGGGCTCCAACCCCAGGCTTGTGCCAGCTCCCACCTCGCTGCCAcccacagccaggcagggacCCGAGGGACTCCTGGCTGCCCATTAACTCCAAGGCCCTGTCCCTGGCCACGGGCAGCAGTGGGATCCcagctcccaccatcccagcggagcctgcagcagcaggatttggtGCCAGAGGGTGCGAGGCAGCCACTCCACCCCATGAGAGACCCCACTGCCGCCCCTCTGCCCACCGAGcccccagcagcctccagcGTGCCCAGCTCCTGGAACCCTCAGCGTGCCCAATTCCTGGAGCCCTCGCCGTGCCCGGTTCCTTCtttgtcccaggccaggctgggggggCCCCTGGCACGCCCAGCAACCCACCAACGCAAATAGCCGGTGGCTCCTCCGCCCGCTGCCGCCCGGCGCACGCTGGGGCTCCAATTTCCCGGCGTCAGCCCCCGGCACCGCTCAGCTGTCGTccccctgtgtcctgtcactccgCTGGCCTCGGCACCGGGGCGGCTGCCGCCCTCCCCGAGCGCCCACCACggagggctgggggctctgcgGCCAAAGGGGCCCCGGCACCGGCCGCGCTTCGGGGGCTTCTTCAGCGCACGGCGACTGCTCCAAGCACAGG CATGACGGAGAAGGAAGTGCCGGAGTCACCAGCTTCACCTGCTTCAGGTGGGAAAGCCAAGAGCCGG cagctgcagaagctgAAGCAACTTTTCCAGCGAAAGCCCAAGGAGGAGCCGGCGCCGGAGCCACAGCCCAATGGGGAGCTGGTCAGCCCCTCGGGGGGACCCATCTACTACATCTATGAGgatgaagaagaggaggaagaggaggaggagcccGAGCCCCCTCCCGAACCCGAGAAACTTGTTAATGACAAACCCCACAAGTTCAAAGATCATTACTTCAAAAAGCCCAAATTCTGTGACGTTTGTGCCCGCATGATCGTCC TCAACAACAAATTTGGCCTGAGGTGCAAGAACTGCAAAACCAACATCCACCACCACTGCCAGTCCTACGTGGAGATGCAGCGTTGCTTCGGCAAGATC CCTCCCGGGTTCCGCCGAGCCTACAGCTCCCCCCTGTACAGCGACCAGCAGTACGCGGGCACCAAGGACCAGCTCG CAAACAGGAGCGACCCGGTGTTCGAGACGCTGCGGACGGGCGTCATCATGGCCAACAAGGAGCGCAAGAAGGGGCAGGACGACAAGAAGAAC CCCCTGGCTGCAATGATGGACGAGGAGCCGGAGGCCACGAAGCCGGTGGGGAGCAAAGCTGAGGGTG GTGCCTCTGAAGGGGACAAGAAGGCTGAGAAGAGCCCAACAGATGACAAG AGCAAGAAGCCGCAGCCAGGGGGGTTCCTGCAGTCCCACTATTTTGTGGCGCTTTATCGCTTCAAAGCCCTGGAGAAGGACGACCTGGACTTCCC gCCGGGGGAGAAGATCACGGTGGTCGATGATTCCAACGAGGAGTGGTGGCGG GGGAAGATCGGTGAGAAAGTCGGGTATTTCCCTCCCAACTTCATCATCCGGGTGCGGGCAGGCGAGCGGGTGCACAAGGTGACGCGTTCCTTCGTGGGCAACCGGGAGATCGGGCAGATCACTCTCAAGAAGGATCAG ATCGTGGTGCAGAAAGGGGAGGAGGTGAACGGTTACGTCAAAGTCTTCACCGGCCGCAAagtggggctgttccctgtGGACTTCCTGGAGGAGATCTga
- the STAC3 gene encoding SH3 and cysteine-rich domain-containing protein 3 isoform X2, whose product MLPTFLSRCGQTGKSCQEGRAPTPGLCQLPPRCHPQPGRDPRDSWLPINSKALSLATGSSGIPAPTIPAEPAAAGFGARGCEAATPPHERPHCRPSAHRAPSSLQRAQLLEPSACPIPGALAVPGSFFVPGQAGGAPGTPSNPPTQIAGGSSARCRPAHAGAPISRRQPPAPLSCRPPVSCHSAGLGTGAAAALPERPPRRAGGSAAKGAPAPAALRGLLQRTATAPSTGMTEKEVPESPASPASGGKAKSRLQKLKQLFQRKPKEEPAPEPQPNGELVSPSGGPIYYIYEDEEEEEEEEEPEPPPEPEKLVNDKPHKFKDHYFKKPKFCDVCARMIVLNNKFGLRCKNCKTNIHHHCQSYVEMQRCFGKIPPGFRRAYSSPLYSDQQYAGTKDQLANRSDPVFETLRTGVIMANKERKKGQDDKKNPLAAMMDEEPEATKPVGSKAEGGASEGDKKAEKSPTDDKSKKPQPGGFLQSHYFVALYRFKALEKDDLDFPPGEKITVVDDSNEEWWRGKIGEKVGYFPPNFIIRVRAGERVHKVTRSFVGNREIGQITLKKDQIVVQKGEEVNGYVKVFTGRKVGLFPVDFLEEI is encoded by the exons ATGCTCCCAACCTTCCTGAGCAGGTGTGGCCAGACAGGTAAGAGCTGCCAGGAAGGGAGGGCTCCAACCCCAGGCTTGTGCCAGCTCCCACCTCGCTGCCAcccacagccaggcagggacCCGAGGGACTCCTGGCTGCCCATTAACTCCAAGGCCCTGTCCCTGGCCACGGGCAGCAGTGGGATCCcagctcccaccatcccagcggagcctgcagcagcaggatttggtGCCAGAGGGTGCGAGGCAGCCACTCCACCCCATGAGAGACCCCACTGCCGCCCCTCTGCCCACCGAGcccccagcagcctccagcGTGCCCAGCTCCTGGAACCCTCAGCGTGCCCAATTCCTGGAGCCCTCGCCGTGCCCGGTTCCTTCtttgtcccaggccaggctgggggggCCCCTGGCACGCCCAGCAACCCACCAACGCAAATAGCCGGTGGCTCCTCCGCCCGCTGCCGCCCGGCGCACGCTGGGGCTCCAATTTCCCGGCGTCAGCCCCCGGCACCGCTCAGCTGTCGTccccctgtgtcctgtcactccgCTGGCCTCGGCACCGGGGCGGCTGCCGCCCTCCCCGAGCGCCCACCACggagggctgggggctctgcgGCCAAAGGGGCCCCGGCACCGGCCGCGCTTCGGGGGCTTCTTCAGCGCACGGCGACTGCTCCAAGCACAGG CATGACGGAGAAGGAAGTGCCGGAGTCACCAGCTTCACCTGCTTCAGGTGGGAAAGCCAAGAGCCGG ctgcagaagctgAAGCAACTTTTCCAGCGAAAGCCCAAGGAGGAGCCGGCGCCGGAGCCACAGCCCAATGGGGAGCTGGTCAGCCCCTCGGGGGGACCCATCTACTACATCTATGAGgatgaagaagaggaggaagaggaggaggagcccGAGCCCCCTCCCGAACCCGAGAAACTTGTTAATGACAAACCCCACAAGTTCAAAGATCATTACTTCAAAAAGCCCAAATTCTGTGACGTTTGTGCCCGCATGATCGTCC TCAACAACAAATTTGGCCTGAGGTGCAAGAACTGCAAAACCAACATCCACCACCACTGCCAGTCCTACGTGGAGATGCAGCGTTGCTTCGGCAAGATC CCTCCCGGGTTCCGCCGAGCCTACAGCTCCCCCCTGTACAGCGACCAGCAGTACGCGGGCACCAAGGACCAGCTCG CAAACAGGAGCGACCCGGTGTTCGAGACGCTGCGGACGGGCGTCATCATGGCCAACAAGGAGCGCAAGAAGGGGCAGGACGACAAGAAGAAC CCCCTGGCTGCAATGATGGACGAGGAGCCGGAGGCCACGAAGCCGGTGGGGAGCAAAGCTGAGGGTG GTGCCTCTGAAGGGGACAAGAAGGCTGAGAAGAGCCCAACAGATGACAAG AGCAAGAAGCCGCAGCCAGGGGGGTTCCTGCAGTCCCACTATTTTGTGGCGCTTTATCGCTTCAAAGCCCTGGAGAAGGACGACCTGGACTTCCC gCCGGGGGAGAAGATCACGGTGGTCGATGATTCCAACGAGGAGTGGTGGCGG GGGAAGATCGGTGAGAAAGTCGGGTATTTCCCTCCCAACTTCATCATCCGGGTGCGGGCAGGCGAGCGGGTGCACAAGGTGACGCGTTCCTTCGTGGGCAACCGGGAGATCGGGCAGATCACTCTCAAGAAGGATCAG ATCGTGGTGCAGAAAGGGGAGGAGGTGAACGGTTACGTCAAAGTCTTCACCGGCCGCAAagtggggctgttccctgtGGACTTCCTGGAGGAGATCTga
- the STAC3 gene encoding SH3 and cysteine-rich domain-containing protein 3 isoform X4, protein MTEKEVPESPASPASGGKAKSRQLQKLKQLFQRKPKEEPAPEPQPNGELVSPSGGPIYYIYEDEEEEEEEEEPEPPPEPEKLVNDKPHKFKDHYFKKPKFCDVCARMIVLNNKFGLRCKNCKTNIHHHCQSYVEMQRCFGKIPPGFRRAYSSPLYSDQQYAGTKDQLANRSDPVFETLRTGVIMANKERKKGQDDKKNPLAAMMDEEPEATKPVGSKAEGGASEGDKKAEKSPTDDKSKKPQPGGFLQSHYFVALYRFKALEKDDLDFPPGEKITVVDDSNEEWWRGKIGEKVGYFPPNFIIRVRAGERVHKVTRSFVGNREIGQITLKKDQIVVQKGEEVNGYVKVFTGRKVGLFPVDFLEEI, encoded by the exons ATGACGGAGAAGGAAGTGCCGGAGTCACCAGCTTCACCTGCTTCAGGTGGGAAAGCCAAGAGCCGG cagctgcagaagctgAAGCAACTTTTCCAGCGAAAGCCCAAGGAGGAGCCGGCGCCGGAGCCACAGCCCAATGGGGAGCTGGTCAGCCCCTCGGGGGGACCCATCTACTACATCTATGAGgatgaagaagaggaggaagaggaggaggagcccGAGCCCCCTCCCGAACCCGAGAAACTTGTTAATGACAAACCCCACAAGTTCAAAGATCATTACTTCAAAAAGCCCAAATTCTGTGACGTTTGTGCCCGCATGATCGTCC TCAACAACAAATTTGGCCTGAGGTGCAAGAACTGCAAAACCAACATCCACCACCACTGCCAGTCCTACGTGGAGATGCAGCGTTGCTTCGGCAAGATC CCTCCCGGGTTCCGCCGAGCCTACAGCTCCCCCCTGTACAGCGACCAGCAGTACGCGGGCACCAAGGACCAGCTCG CAAACAGGAGCGACCCGGTGTTCGAGACGCTGCGGACGGGCGTCATCATGGCCAACAAGGAGCGCAAGAAGGGGCAGGACGACAAGAAGAAC CCCCTGGCTGCAATGATGGACGAGGAGCCGGAGGCCACGAAGCCGGTGGGGAGCAAAGCTGAGGGTG GTGCCTCTGAAGGGGACAAGAAGGCTGAGAAGAGCCCAACAGATGACAAG AGCAAGAAGCCGCAGCCAGGGGGGTTCCTGCAGTCCCACTATTTTGTGGCGCTTTATCGCTTCAAAGCCCTGGAGAAGGACGACCTGGACTTCCC gCCGGGGGAGAAGATCACGGTGGTCGATGATTCCAACGAGGAGTGGTGGCGG GGGAAGATCGGTGAGAAAGTCGGGTATTTCCCTCCCAACTTCATCATCCGGGTGCGGGCAGGCGAGCGGGTGCACAAGGTGACGCGTTCCTTCGTGGGCAACCGGGAGATCGGGCAGATCACTCTCAAGAAGGATCAG ATCGTGGTGCAGAAAGGGGAGGAGGTGAACGGTTACGTCAAAGTCTTCACCGGCCGCAAagtggggctgttccctgtGGACTTCCTGGAGGAGATCTga
- the STAC3 gene encoding SH3 and cysteine-rich domain-containing protein 3 isoform X3, whose product MLPTFLSRCGQTGQAGGAPGTPSNPPTQIAGGSSARCRPAHAGAPISRRQPPAPLSCRPPVSCHSAGLGTGAAAALPERPPRRAGGSAAKGAPAPAALRGLLQRTATAPSTGMTEKEVPESPASPASGGKAKSRQLQKLKQLFQRKPKEEPAPEPQPNGELVSPSGGPIYYIYEDEEEEEEEEEPEPPPEPEKLVNDKPHKFKDHYFKKPKFCDVCARMIVLNNKFGLRCKNCKTNIHHHCQSYVEMQRCFGKIPPGFRRAYSSPLYSDQQYAGTKDQLANRSDPVFETLRTGVIMANKERKKGQDDKKNPLAAMMDEEPEATKPVGSKAEGGASEGDKKAEKSPTDDKSKKPQPGGFLQSHYFVALYRFKALEKDDLDFPPGEKITVVDDSNEEWWRGKIGEKVGYFPPNFIIRVRAGERVHKVTRSFVGNREIGQITLKKDQIVVQKGEEVNGYVKVFTGRKVGLFPVDFLEEI is encoded by the exons ATGCTCCCAACCTTCCTGAGCAGGTGTGGCCAGACAG gccaggctgggggggCCCCTGGCACGCCCAGCAACCCACCAACGCAAATAGCCGGTGGCTCCTCCGCCCGCTGCCGCCCGGCGCACGCTGGGGCTCCAATTTCCCGGCGTCAGCCCCCGGCACCGCTCAGCTGTCGTccccctgtgtcctgtcactccgCTGGCCTCGGCACCGGGGCGGCTGCCGCCCTCCCCGAGCGCCCACCACggagggctgggggctctgcgGCCAAAGGGGCCCCGGCACCGGCCGCGCTTCGGGGGCTTCTTCAGCGCACGGCGACTGCTCCAAGCACAGG CATGACGGAGAAGGAAGTGCCGGAGTCACCAGCTTCACCTGCTTCAGGTGGGAAAGCCAAGAGCCGG cagctgcagaagctgAAGCAACTTTTCCAGCGAAAGCCCAAGGAGGAGCCGGCGCCGGAGCCACAGCCCAATGGGGAGCTGGTCAGCCCCTCGGGGGGACCCATCTACTACATCTATGAGgatgaagaagaggaggaagaggaggaggagcccGAGCCCCCTCCCGAACCCGAGAAACTTGTTAATGACAAACCCCACAAGTTCAAAGATCATTACTTCAAAAAGCCCAAATTCTGTGACGTTTGTGCCCGCATGATCGTCC TCAACAACAAATTTGGCCTGAGGTGCAAGAACTGCAAAACCAACATCCACCACCACTGCCAGTCCTACGTGGAGATGCAGCGTTGCTTCGGCAAGATC CCTCCCGGGTTCCGCCGAGCCTACAGCTCCCCCCTGTACAGCGACCAGCAGTACGCGGGCACCAAGGACCAGCTCG CAAACAGGAGCGACCCGGTGTTCGAGACGCTGCGGACGGGCGTCATCATGGCCAACAAGGAGCGCAAGAAGGGGCAGGACGACAAGAAGAAC CCCCTGGCTGCAATGATGGACGAGGAGCCGGAGGCCACGAAGCCGGTGGGGAGCAAAGCTGAGGGTG GTGCCTCTGAAGGGGACAAGAAGGCTGAGAAGAGCCCAACAGATGACAAG AGCAAGAAGCCGCAGCCAGGGGGGTTCCTGCAGTCCCACTATTTTGTGGCGCTTTATCGCTTCAAAGCCCTGGAGAAGGACGACCTGGACTTCCC gCCGGGGGAGAAGATCACGGTGGTCGATGATTCCAACGAGGAGTGGTGGCGG GGGAAGATCGGTGAGAAAGTCGGGTATTTCCCTCCCAACTTCATCATCCGGGTGCGGGCAGGCGAGCGGGTGCACAAGGTGACGCGTTCCTTCGTGGGCAACCGGGAGATCGGGCAGATCACTCTCAAGAAGGATCAG ATCGTGGTGCAGAAAGGGGAGGAGGTGAACGGTTACGTCAAAGTCTTCACCGGCCGCAAagtggggctgttccctgtGGACTTCCTGGAGGAGATCTga
- the STAC3 gene encoding SH3 and cysteine-rich domain-containing protein 3 isoform X5 yields the protein MTEKEVPESPASPASGGKAKSRLQKLKQLFQRKPKEEPAPEPQPNGELVSPSGGPIYYIYEDEEEEEEEEEPEPPPEPEKLVNDKPHKFKDHYFKKPKFCDVCARMIVLNNKFGLRCKNCKTNIHHHCQSYVEMQRCFGKIPPGFRRAYSSPLYSDQQYAGTKDQLANRSDPVFETLRTGVIMANKERKKGQDDKKNPLAAMMDEEPEATKPVGSKAEGGASEGDKKAEKSPTDDKSKKPQPGGFLQSHYFVALYRFKALEKDDLDFPPGEKITVVDDSNEEWWRGKIGEKVGYFPPNFIIRVRAGERVHKVTRSFVGNREIGQITLKKDQIVVQKGEEVNGYVKVFTGRKVGLFPVDFLEEI from the exons ATGACGGAGAAGGAAGTGCCGGAGTCACCAGCTTCACCTGCTTCAGGTGGGAAAGCCAAGAGCCGG ctgcagaagctgAAGCAACTTTTCCAGCGAAAGCCCAAGGAGGAGCCGGCGCCGGAGCCACAGCCCAATGGGGAGCTGGTCAGCCCCTCGGGGGGACCCATCTACTACATCTATGAGgatgaagaagaggaggaagaggaggaggagcccGAGCCCCCTCCCGAACCCGAGAAACTTGTTAATGACAAACCCCACAAGTTCAAAGATCATTACTTCAAAAAGCCCAAATTCTGTGACGTTTGTGCCCGCATGATCGTCC TCAACAACAAATTTGGCCTGAGGTGCAAGAACTGCAAAACCAACATCCACCACCACTGCCAGTCCTACGTGGAGATGCAGCGTTGCTTCGGCAAGATC CCTCCCGGGTTCCGCCGAGCCTACAGCTCCCCCCTGTACAGCGACCAGCAGTACGCGGGCACCAAGGACCAGCTCG CAAACAGGAGCGACCCGGTGTTCGAGACGCTGCGGACGGGCGTCATCATGGCCAACAAGGAGCGCAAGAAGGGGCAGGACGACAAGAAGAAC CCCCTGGCTGCAATGATGGACGAGGAGCCGGAGGCCACGAAGCCGGTGGGGAGCAAAGCTGAGGGTG GTGCCTCTGAAGGGGACAAGAAGGCTGAGAAGAGCCCAACAGATGACAAG AGCAAGAAGCCGCAGCCAGGGGGGTTCCTGCAGTCCCACTATTTTGTGGCGCTTTATCGCTTCAAAGCCCTGGAGAAGGACGACCTGGACTTCCC gCCGGGGGAGAAGATCACGGTGGTCGATGATTCCAACGAGGAGTGGTGGCGG GGGAAGATCGGTGAGAAAGTCGGGTATTTCCCTCCCAACTTCATCATCCGGGTGCGGGCAGGCGAGCGGGTGCACAAGGTGACGCGTTCCTTCGTGGGCAACCGGGAGATCGGGCAGATCACTCTCAAGAAGGATCAG ATCGTGGTGCAGAAAGGGGAGGAGGTGAACGGTTACGTCAAAGTCTTCACCGGCCGCAAagtggggctgttccctgtGGACTTCCTGGAGGAGATCTga